One genomic segment of Oceanibaculum indicum P24 includes these proteins:
- a CDS encoding PAS domain-containing protein, which yields MARQPAVAVTGERVDFGENEIIVSKTDPKGRITYCNDVFMKVSGYSEAETLGQPHSFIRHPDMPRSVFKLLWDRIQAGQEIFAYVKNRTKSGGHYWVLAHVTPSLDGQGRILGYHSNRRFPKAAALTAIEPIYKELRAIEEQPANRKDGLKAAQERLTAMLQEKGLGYDEFVLSL from the coding sequence ATGGCCAGACAGCCGGCAGTGGCGGTGACAGGGGAGCGGGTGGATTTCGGCGAGAACGAGATCATCGTCTCGAAGACCGACCCGAAGGGCCGCATCACCTATTGCAACGATGTGTTCATGAAGGTTTCCGGCTATAGCGAGGCGGAGACGCTGGGCCAGCCGCACAGCTTCATCCGTCATCCCGACATGCCACGCAGCGTCTTCAAGCTGCTGTGGGACAGGATCCAGGCCGGCCAGGAAATCTTCGCCTATGTGAAGAACCGCACCAAGAGCGGCGGCCATTACTGGGTGCTGGCGCATGTGACGCCCAGCCTGGACGGCCAGGGGCGGATTCTGGGTTATCACTCCAACCGTCGTTTTCCGAAAGCGGCTGCGCTCACGGCCATCGAACCGATCTACAAGGAACTGCGCGCCATCGAGGAGCAGCCGGCCAACCGCAAGGACGGGCTGAAGGCCGCGCAGGAGCGCCTGACCGCCATGCTGCAGGAAAAGGGACTCGGCTATGACGAATTCGTCCTCTCTCTCTAG
- a CDS encoding helix-turn-helix transcriptional regulator yields the protein MNMQAEARSERFAPDFQSVLSDITRLIEARAITLYTPHLAPSDPRAVWAATGIPQEALNEYAAYYGSLDVWTQAATRDGLPPKGSLIVSDELLPLEDLRRSEFYNDYLKPYEIGRTLVSIVDDGKLPGFPRVRLSIVRAEAQRPFDAREKATLGAMQQLLRTVMRLHQGSILASGQSQLEVLAFDRLKEPIFILDADTSVLASNEAARRIAQSDPRLQLLRGRLVFSKAGDNNDLRTALAALEAGREAPVFLQLSSSMADGSPLSLILSRPSGLTAGQTQNCIVLQVLDAEAAGADDKELLVARLALTEAEAVVALGVARGMSHEDIARLRQTKVSTVRTILQRLYEKLRINKSTELSRLVHQTLSHDIFLR from the coding sequence ATGAATATGCAAGCCGAGGCCAGGTCCGAGCGGTTCGCGCCGGATTTTCAATCCGTCCTGTCGGATATCACGCGGCTGATCGAGGCGCGGGCGATCACGCTCTATACGCCGCATCTGGCGCCGTCCGATCCGCGGGCCGTGTGGGCGGCCACGGGCATACCGCAGGAAGCGCTCAACGAATATGCCGCCTATTACGGCAGCCTGGATGTCTGGACGCAGGCCGCGACCCGCGACGGGCTGCCGCCGAAGGGCAGCCTGATCGTTTCGGACGAGCTGCTGCCGCTTGAGGATCTGCGGCGCAGCGAATTCTACAATGATTACCTGAAGCCCTATGAGATCGGGCGCACGCTGGTCTCCATCGTCGATGACGGCAAGCTGCCGGGCTTTCCGCGCGTGCGCCTGTCGATCGTCCGGGCCGAGGCCCAGCGCCCGTTCGATGCGCGGGAGAAGGCGACGCTGGGGGCGATGCAGCAGCTGCTGCGCACCGTCATGCGGCTGCATCAGGGTAGTATCCTGGCCAGCGGGCAATCGCAGCTGGAGGTTCTGGCGTTCGACCGGCTGAAGGAGCCGATCTTCATTCTCGACGCCGATACCTCGGTCCTCGCCTCGAACGAGGCGGCGCGGCGGATCGCCCAGTCCGACCCGCGGCTGCAGCTGCTGCGGGGCCGGCTGGTCTTTTCCAAGGCCGGCGACAATAACGACCTGCGCACCGCGCTGGCGGCGCTGGAAGCGGGCCGCGAAGCCCCGGTCTTCCTGCAGCTTTCCAGCAGTATGGCGGATGGAAGCCCGCTCTCGCTGATCCTGTCGCGCCCGTCCGGCCTGACTGCGGGGCAGACGCAGAACTGCATCGTCCTGCAGGTGCTCGACGCCGAGGCTGCCGGCGCGGATGACAAGGAATTGCTGGTCGCGCGGCTGGCCCTCACCGAGGCGGAGGCTGTGGTGGCGCTGGGGGTCGCACGCGGCATGTCGCATGAGGATATTGCCCGCTTGCGGCAGACCAAGGTCAGCACGGTGCGCACGATCCTGCAGCGGCTCTACGAGAAACTCCGGATCAACAAATCGACGGAGCTGTCGCGGCTCGTCCACCAGACGCTGTCGCACGATATCTTCCTGCGCTGA